Proteins from a single region of Pyrus communis chromosome 6, drPyrComm1.1, whole genome shotgun sequence:
- the LOC137737849 gene encoding uncharacterized protein, producing the protein MLKSSNTISKPAMVCTLFTSVAQSSFSFLSDSPKPTSSKTQIPSLFLDGRRSFTAGFSPRRSTQLSWPRNVTNPPYICFFSGGGKPKGDFQEKENESQWRILKRWDVPWEWQTASLTSLACGLSFVLTGLVEAAAIPYLGIRIQDLSLDEKAEILFLDQGITTAAVLAVLYTVANTYQPLPEDVYRYDLKEPFNLQKGWLLWAGIGFVGAIAAIAVTGAALSLLRGESPEREKDALVSLLPLIGSSGISTACLLGITGVLAPILEETVFRGFFMVSMTKWVPTPVAIVISAAVFALAHLTPGEFPQLFVLGIALGLSYAQTRNLVTPITIHALWNSGVILLLTFLQLQGYDIKELLQTT; encoded by the exons ATGCTCAAAAGTTCGAATACAATATCAAAACCAGCAATGGTGTGCACGCTGTTCACATCTGTAGCTCaatcttccttctccttcttatCAGACTCACCCAAGCCAACTTCCTCCAAAACCCAAATCCCCTCCCTTTTTCTCGACGGTCGCAGAAGCTTCACCGCCGGCTTCTCGCCGCGCCGATCGACCCAGCTTTCATGGCCCAGAAACGTCACAAATCCGCCGTACATTTGCTTTTTCAGCGGCGGAGGAAAGCCCAAAGGCGATTTCCAAGAAAAG GAAAATGAGTCGCAGTGGCGGATTTTGAAGCGGTGGGATGTGCCCTGGGAATGGCAAACGGCGTCGTTAACATCGCTTGCTTGTGGGCTGAG TTTTGTTTTGACAGGACTGGTAGAGGCAGCAGCTATACCGTATTTAGGCATTCGAATTCAGGATTTGAGTTTGGATGAGAAGGCAGAGATACTGTTTCTTGATCAAGG TATTACAACTGCAGCTGTACTTGCTGTTCTATATACCGTTGCCAACACTTATCAACCACTGCCTGAAGATGTTTATCGCTACG ATTTGAAGGAACCTTTCAATCTACAGAAGGGATGGCTATTGTGGGCAGGGATTGGTTTTGTTGGTGCCATAGCTGCTATTGCAGTGACAGGGGCTGCATTGTCCTTGTTGAGGGGGGAGAGCCCAGAACGAGAG AAGGACGCTCTCGTAAGTTTGCTTCCACTGATTGGATCTTCCGGTATTAG CACTGCTTGCTTGCTAGGCATCACTGGAGTTTTGGCTCCAATTCTTGAAGAAACTGTGTTTCGTGGGTTTTTTATGGTCTCCATGACTAAATG GGTACCTACACCAGTGGCTATTGTAATAAGTGCAGCTGTATTTGCACTTGCACATCTCACTCCTGGAGAGTTTCCCCAGCTGTTTGTGCTAG GCATTGCTCTGGGATTGTCGTATGCTCAAACTCGCAACCTTGTAACTCCCATCACAATACATGCTCTCTGGAACTCAGGAGTGATCTTGCTTCTGACCTTCCTTCAG CTACAAGGGTACGATATCAAGGAACTGTTGCAGACAACCTGA
- the LOC137736709 gene encoding protein FEZ-like, whose product MDARSDNIGGEKMDEVMLPGFRFHPTDEELVGFYLKRKVQQRPLSIELIKQLDIYKFDPWDLPKLAASGEKEWYFYCPRDRKYRNSTRPNRVTGAGFWKATGTDRPIYSSEGACSSSKCIGLKKSLVFYKGRAAKGVKTDWMMHEFRLPSLTDSLPPKRSSPFMDKTIPANDSWAICRIFKKTNSSNAHQKALSHHSWVSVLPETNTFGDHMLGSKGAHNTTHQHHEFSSESMSILTSKTDFSGNNNDIQISSTTSNISPLDIYLNSYKPVNPLMMGCNVKLPYQYFPISSNFPSGSSGYFSNPSFPFPSPLETSSGQSAAKCTADVPSLLLNMSSSMLGDYNGSNNVKGASAESTNFDFSTTNGGFSSMALPHHHEVMQGSNNNLGNVYDNIAGLIKNIQNVNSNVTEERDDQQWETSARSNIGFPLMSSLPLPVDVGGGDAWKSSLTWESSPCPTEMSTTRCYT is encoded by the exons ATGGATGCGAGAAGTGATAATATTGGAGGAGAAAAAATGGATGAAGTCATGCTGCCAGGGTTTCGTTTTCATCCAACTGATGAGGAGCTGGTAGGGTTTTATCTCAAGAGGAAGGTTCAGCAGAGGCCCCTTTCTATTGAGCTCATCAAGCAACTCGACATCTATAAATTTGACCCCTGGGATCTTCCAa AGCTGGCAGCTTCTGGGGAGAAGGAGTGGTATTTCTACTGTCCAAGGGACAGAAAATACAGAAACAGCACAAGGCCTAACAGGGTTACCGGAGCCGGATTCTGGAAAGCAACAGGAACCGACCGTCCCATCTACTCATCCGAAGGTGCATGTAGTTCCTCCAAGTGTATTGGGTTGAAGAAATCTcttgttttctacaaaggaAGAGCTGCCAAAGGGGTCAAAACCGACTGGATGATGCATGAGTTTCGTTTACCTTCTCTCACGGATTCACTCCCACCAAAGAGATCATCACCGTTCATGGACAAAACTATTCCTGCAAAT GATTCATGGGCAATATGCAGGATATTTAAGAAAACAAATTCAAGTAATGCGCACCAAAAAGCCCTTTCTCATCACTCTTGGGTGTCTGTCTTGCCTGAAACAAACACATTTGGTGATCATATGTTAGGCTCCAAAGGTGCACACAATACAACTCATCAACATCATGAGTTTAGTTCAGAGAGCATGTCAATACTGACATCTAAAACCGACTTCTCTGGCAACAACAATGACATACAAATCTCATCCACAACAAGCAACATATCCCCTCTAGATATTTATCTTAACTCATACAAACCCGTAAACCCCCTGATGATGGGTTGCAATGTCAAACTACCCTATCAGTACTTTCCCATTTCCTCCAATTTTCCCAGTGGATCATCAGGGTACTTTTCTAACCCTAGCTTCCCATTTCCATCACCTCTAGAAACTTCATCCGGACAATCAGCGGCAAAATGCACGGCGGATGTGCCCTCGTTGTTGTTAAACATGTCATCCTCGATGCTTGGAGATTACAATGGCAGCAACAACGTCAAGGGCGCCTCTGCAGAGAGTACTAATTTTGACTTTAGTACTACTAATGGAGGCTTTTCGTCAATGGCATTGCCACATCATCATGAGGTCATGCAAGGAAGTAATAATAACCTTGGCAATGTTTATGACAATATAGCTGGGTTGATTAAAAACATTCAAAATGTGAACTCGAACGTGACAGAAGAAAGAGACGATCAACAGTGGGAGACAAGTGCGAGATCAAATATTGGGTTTCCATTGATGAGTAGTTTGCCTTTGCCTGTGGATGTAGGAGGAGGGGATGCATGGAAGTCAAGTTTGACGTGGGAGTCTTCGCCATGTCCGACTGAAATGTCCACAACCAGATGCTATACTTAA
- the LOC137737693 gene encoding large ribosomal subunit protein eL34-like, with translation MVQRLTYRARHSYATKSNQHRIVKTPGGKLVYQTTKKRASGPKCPVTGKRIQGIPHLRPTEYKRSRLSRNRRTVNRAYGGVLSGGAVKERIIRAFLVEEQKIVKKVLKIQKAKEKQASKTK, from the exons ATGGTGCAGCGTCTCACATATCGCGCCCGGCACAGCTACGCCACCAAATCCAACCAGCACAGGATCGTCAAAACCCCTG GAGGGAAGCTAGTGTACCAGACCACTAAGAAGAGGGCAAGCGGGCCCAAGTGCCCTGTTACCGGCAAGAGGATTCAAGGG ATCCCTCACTTGAGGCCTACTGAGTATAAGAGGTCCAGATTATCTAGGAATCGGAGGACTGTTAACCGAGCTTATGGAGGTGTATTGTCTGGAGGTGCTGTCAAAGAAAG GATCATCAGGGCCTTTCTGGTGGAGGAACAGAAGATTGTGAAAAAGGTGTTGAAGATCCAGAAGGCAAAGGAAAAGCAAGCTTCAAAGACCAAATGA
- the LOC137737974 gene encoding zinc-finger homeodomain protein 11-like, giving the protein MNFTTVTATIQTPDTDTEPPSPSDPKSNFFSSRSLSFTNGAFQPHSTPTMVVAYKECLKNHAASLGGHALDGCGEFMPSPSSNPADPTSLKCAACGCHRNFHRLDQYRSKSNVIRNPHRLLPAPKPAHYNHSSSPSPSSSPNPTLSPQSPPPVSHLPPSYFASPPQMLLALSSGFSGPSDEHPHQHQLNPTAVKKTEKYPGEKKRSRTRFSQEQKEKMSSFAEKVGWRLQKSEERLVEDFCSEVGIGRGVFKVWMHNNKHGRRRLERSGGGNGSIGGGGNMNKNVSEINGDGERLGFDSMNAHIAGYNVNANPLNEGSRASFHLSNNGSSSSS; this is encoded by the coding sequence ATGAACTTTACCACTGTCACCGCCACCATCCAAACCCCAGATACGGACACCGAACCGCCCTCGCCGTCGGACCCCAAATCCAACTTCTTCAGCAGCAGGTCCTTATCCTTCACCAACGGCGCGTTCCAGCCTCACTCGACGCCGACAATGGTGGTTGCCTACAAAGAATGTCTCAAGAACCATGCTGCCAGCTTAGGCGGCCACGCTCTCGACGGTTGCGGCGAGTTCATGCCTTCCCCCTCCTCCAACCCAGCTGACCCGACCTCGCTAAAATGCGCCGCTTGTGGCTGTCACCGCAACTTCCACCGCCTTGACCAGTACAGATCCAAAAGTAATGTTATTCGCAACCCCCACCGCCTGCTACCGGCGCCGAAACCAGCTCACTACAACCACAGCTCAAGCCCCAGCCCGAGCTCGAGCCCCAACCCAACTTTGAGCCCGCAGTCTCCACCGCCAGTCTCCCACTTGCCCCCCTCCTATTTCGCTTCCCCGCCGCAAATGCTGCTCGCTCTCAGTTCCGGCTTCTCTGGGCCGTCTGATGAGCACCCCCACCAGCACCAACTCAATCCGACGGCTGTGAAGAAAACGGAGAAGTACCCAGGTGAGAAAAAGAGATCCAGAACAAGGTTCAGCCAAGAGCAGAAGGAAAAGATGTCGTCTTTTGCCGAGAAAGTGGGGTGGAGATTGCAAAAGAGCGAAGAAAGACTGGTGGAGGATTTCTGCAGCGAGGTGGGGATTGGGAGGGGAGTTTTCAAGGTTTGGATGCACAATAACAAGCACGGTCGGAGGAGATTGGAGAGATCGGGCGGTGGAAACGGCAGCATAGGCGGCGGTGGGAATATGAACAAAAATGTCAGTGAGATCAACGGTGATGGTGAAAGACTTGGTTTTGACTCCATGAATGCTCACATCGCTGGCTACAATGTCAATGCCAACCCCCTGAACGAAGGCAGCAGAGCAAGTTTCCACCTTTCCAATAATGGGTCGTCGTCTTCGTCCTGA